The sequence below is a genomic window from Desulfovibrio sp. Fe33.
AACACGGTAGATTTTTTTTGCAAGAAAAACTTTAAATTTGCAGAGATTCCGGCAAGTTGCAAGATAAATGTTAAAGAGGGACGAAGTTTCAAAATGTGCTTGACACCGGAAAGCCAAATGGATACTCATACGTTCCCTAACGGGTCGTTGGGTCGTTAACTCAGTTGGTAGAGTATCTGCCTTTTAAGCAGAGAGTCACTGGTTCGAGCCCAGTACGACCCACCATAATGCGTCCCCATCGTCTAGTGGCCTAGGACTCCGGCCTCTCACGCCGGCAACAGGGGTTCAAACCCCCTTGGGGACGCCACTGACAAATCAACGGGTTACAGCGGAAGCTGTAGCCCGTTTTTTTGTCTGCGTGTAAAATTTCGTGTAAATTGGTGCTGAAAAGCCCCGGAGAGTATTCTCTTCGGGGCCTTTTTGCTTCTTTTCTTTTATAAATATGGATCGGCACCCTTGGCAACAACGATAAAATATAGAATTATGCGGCAAAATTTGATTACAAAGGAAGCCCAAGGAGTTCCGATGGACAGCGCAATGAAACTTGACCAAGCAAGAAAAGGCAAAACCCAAAAGCCGTATGACAAAATCATTGATCGAGAAACTAATGAGTTGGTTATTGCTTTTTGTGGCGCTGCGGGGAGTGGGACTACAAAAATAGCAGAGAGATTAGGAAAAGAACTAGAAGAGCGCGAATACACCGTTCGCCACATCCAACTCAGCGCCATTATCAAACAGCACTCAACAAAAAGCATTCATGTAAATGATCATGCCGAACGTATCCAACTACTTCAACAAGAAGGAACCGGTCTAAGGAGAAAATATGGAGAAGATGTCTTGGCAATGCTTGCTATCCAGGACATAAAGTTAGGTCGTGAGAAAACCCATCCATCTACTGGGATATTGAATGATCCAACAGAAAGGAGGTACGCGACGATAATTGATAGCCTCAAACATCCTCATGAAGAACGGCTTCTTAGAAAAGTATATGGCGATATGTTTTATTTATTTGGAGTGCTTTGTCCTGAAGATATTCGTATTCAGCGTCTACAGCACGAAAAAGGTATGAGCCCTTCAACAGCTCATACGATCATTGAAACGGACAAGTCAGAAGAAGAAAAAAAAGGACAGCAGCTACTCGACACAATTCATTTGTCCGATTTTTTCTTTCGAAACACCGACGTTGACAGCAAGGAAATAAAAGCAAGCCTTGTACGATTTGTAGATCTTATATTAGGTGCCAACACAATCACTCCCACCGTTGAAGAATACGGAATGGCGATAGCATATTGTTCATCCTTACGCTCAGGATGTATTTCAAGACAAGTCGGTGCTGCAATTATCAAGGAGGGGGACGTAATCGCGACAGGTAGGAATGATGTCCCTCGCTATGAAGGAGGCCTGTATACAGCAACAGATTCTCCCGATGGGCGTTGTTTTAGATGGGGGACTGAAACCTGTAGAAATGACGTAAAAAAGAAAGTCATGAAACAAAAGATGCTTGAGTTAATTAATGAAAAACTTCCAGAAGAGAACGCGTTAACGGAAGAAAGGTTTAATAGGATTTGTAAGACTGTTGGCATTAATAATATTATTGAATATTCAAGAGCTATTCATGCCGAAATGGATGCACTAACTACTCTAGCTAGAACGGGAAGCTCTGGAGCCAAAGGCGCTACTCTCCTGTGCACCACATACCCTTGTCACAATTGTGCGCGCCACATAGTCGCTGCGGGGATCAGTCGCGTCTTCTACATTGAACCATATGAGAAAAGCTTAGCAACAGAACTGCATAACGACTCCATCAGCACAGCCGACAAGCCATCTAACACGCCAAAAAAATTAGAAATTGTCGCATTTGAGGGAGTTGGTCCCACAAAATACTCAAGGCTTTTCCGACAAATGGACCGCAAAAACGAGCAAACCTGTGGTGTAGAAGAAATAAATACCAGAAAATCTAAACCTTTTTTAGGACACTCCCTCGACCGGTTTACCGATTACGAAGCAAAAATTGTCGAGTATCTTACCGAAATCAAACTTGACCAAAAAAGGTTGCCCGACTAGGAGGCGTACTTTCGGCGCGTGAAGAGAGTGGGCTTGTTTTTTTTATATTCATCACATAAATTGTGAAGGAATAAACAAGGGAGGAAGTCATGGGTAAGCCGAGTAAGCAGGACGACCAGTACAGACTCCCACTCGACCCACCATCGAATGGGTCAGGTGATCAAAATAGTCTGTCAATCTCGCGAAAAGCTCAAAACGAAAATAATTATTGCAAGGTATTCAGCTTTGCTTCTGCGATCCAAAAACGTGAGGATGAACGAGAGGGTGAAGTGCTTCAAAGAATTTTAGCCCACTCAGCGGCACTGGAGTGGTGAGACCAATTCAACGCAGTATATTCAAATAAACTTCAATAAGGGTTATGGCTTTTGCTATAACCTTTTTTGTTCAGAAACAATCTAATCGCCTTTCCGCTCAATCCCCTTCACCAACTCCTCAAAATCCCGCTCGGCTTCGATTTCAGCCTCTTCCAGCTCCCGTTGCCTACGAGCCTCATTAAACGCCTTGTACTCGCCATGGGCGTGCTTCTCGGCCTGCTTATGAGAGACCGTACCCGCGTTGGTCAGCACCTCCCATTCATTGAACTCAAGGAATTTATCGGCGATCTCAACCCACTGCTGCATGGTGATGCGTTGCCGCTTTTCGGCACGATCCTCGGCGTGATCCAGGAACATGGTCACCAGCCGGTCCAGCTTGGCGAGTTCATCTTGTTGTAAATAGTTCTTGGAAGTAACCACATCGCCTTTGCGGACGACATCCCCTTTGAAGCTCGTCAGGCCCATGTTGGGCTGGGCGGCGTCGGCCCGCGTCATCACGATTTCTGCGGCGGTCTTGCCGGTGATGGCGAAGAGCATCTTGTTCTGGATGGTTTTGAAAAAAGTCTGGGCGGTTTCTGAGTTGCCGTCATAGTCGGCGCTGGTCTGCGAGAACAGATCCCTGACCTTCTGGTAGAATCGTTTCTCCGAGGCCCGGATCGTCCGGATGCGCTCAAGCAGCTCATCGAAGTAATCCCAGCCGCCAGGATTCTTCAGCCGCTCGTCGTCCATGGTGAAGCCTTTGACCATGTACTCCCGCAACCGTTCGGTAGCCCATCGACGGAATTGGACGCCCACGGACGAGCGGACGCGGTAGCCCACAGCAATGATGGCATCCAGGCTGTAGTGCTTGGTCAGGTACTCTTTCCCGTCCGAAGCAGTTATTCGGAAATTCCTAACAACTGCCCCTTCAGCCAGCTCCCCGTCTGCGAACAGGTTCTTCAGGTGCTCGTTGATCGTGGGAATCGAAACCTGGAAGAGCTCAGCCATGAGCTTCTGGCTAAGCCAGGCCGTTTCATCCAAGAAGCGAACCTCGACACGGATGTTTCCATCCGGGGCCGGAAAGATGTCTATTTGAGATTGCGGGGCAGGGGCGTTGTCACTCATGGGGCGTCCTTCTGATTTGATGACCGAGCATAGTACAGGCTGCCATTCTCAACAAGTACGCGCGGGCGAAGGAAAAGTCCGAAAGCGTCCACATATGGGCTTTGTTGCATGTTAACCAAGCCCGTCTTTTAAGACGTTCTTGGTAATGCCCAGCCGGTGTATGTACCGCGTCGTGGTCATCAAGTTCTTGTGTCGAAGAATCGCTTGAATGGTGGGGATGTCCACCCCCTCTTGCACAAGTATAGATGCCGTTACGTGCCGGATGGCATGGAAAGTAAAAGGCTCTCCCCTTGCTTTCGCACAGAATCTTTATGAGGTGTTGCCGCCGTCTGCGGCCGGAGTTGTTCTCGCGGTTGAAGACCCGTGGGGCATGGCTGGCGATAAATATGGGCTCCGCCCCCTGGGGGCTTGCCCTGTTTATGATCGCGACGATCCTTCCCTAAAAGCGCCTTTGGGTGGGGAATATTGCCTTTTCCGTGGGGTATTCCGGCGATTTAGCCGGTTGGGGGGAAGTTCTGTTGTCGACAGGTGGAATGAAAGGCCGGGAGCGGTGTTGTGAATCGGTCGGGGTGTGGCCTGGGGAATTTGTTTTCCGGAGGACAGGGCGGGGTAGACCCTGTCCTCCGGGCTCCCTTGCGAATTGGATCGGAGGGAAGCCGCTAGTGTCGGCCAGCCTGTATGGGGGGATTGAGCAGGGCTAGCTCAGGGCGGCGAAGATGGTTGCGCCGAAGACGTTGAGCATCCCGACGAGAATCATGAGAAGACCGGCCACGGAGCCTTCTTCGGCCCCGATTTCGTGCGCCTTGGCCGTGCCTGCGGCGTGGGCGGCCACGCCGAGCATGGCCCCTCGCGACAGGGGGGATCGCAGGGGGAGGCGGGCGACCATGAACTCGCCGAGGATGGAGCCGAGCACGCCGGTGATGACCACGAAGACGGCGGTCAGGTCGGCCGTGCCGCCGATGTCGCGGGAAACGTCCATGGCGAACGGGGTGCTGATGGACCGCGGCAGCAGGCTAAGGCGCAGCGCCCCGTCGATGCCGAGCAGGGAGGCGAAGGCCCAGCTTGTCAGGATGGCCGTGGCCGTGCCCACCAACATGCCCGCGCCGAGTATGGCCCAGTAGCGGCGTATCAGTTGCCGCTGCTCGTAAATGGGAACAGCGAAGGCCACGGTGGCCGGGCCGAGAAGCACGATGAGCCAGCCCGTGGAATGGTAGTAGTCGCGATAGGGAACGTGCAACGCCAGTACGACGCCGATGACCAGCAACGGGGTCAGGGCCAGGGGCATCTGCCACCAGCGTCCCCATCGCCGATAGACGCGTTTGACGGCGAAATACAGGCCTATGGTCAGCAGGGACCAGCCGCAGGCCTGCGCCACGGTGCCGGTCCAGAATGAAGCATCATTCATGACGAACTCTCCAACGATAAAACAGATCGACGGTCATGGCCGTGGCGCTCATCACGGACAGCGTGCCCAGGAATATGACGGCCAGGATCTTGAGACCGAGCAGGCCGAAGAACTCCGGATGCGCGGTGACGGCGGGCACGGCGGGGATGAAGAACAGGAGCATCTCGCCGAGATACCACTGCGCGCCCCGGCGCAGGCTCAGTGGGCTGACCTTGTGCCAGGCCAGCAGGACGTACACGATGAACATGCCGATAATGCCCGAGGGAATGGGAATGTGGAGGGCCCGGACGAATCCTTCGCTGGCCAGCCAGACTGCGAAAAGCAGCCCTACCTGGGCCAGCCGGCTGTGGTGGAATTTTCTACGGAACGGAACGGCTATGGTGCGTGTACTCATTTTGAACCTCGTTGCGGGAAAGTAGGGCCGGTTTAGTGATGAAGCAAATGACTTGTGGAACTTGATATAATTCCATATTGGAATAGCCATGGAATTTCGAAAGATTCAGATGTTTGTGGAAGTGGTTCGGCAGCAGGGATTTTCCCGTGCGGCCGAAAGGCTGTTCACCACCCAGTCGACGGTGAGCAAGGCTGTGCGCCAGTTGGAGAACGAGCTGGATTCCCGGCTGCTGGAACGTGGAGCGCGGGGCGTGACGTTGACCGACGCGGGCGAGGTGGTCTTCCGCCGGGGCAAGCGGCTTCTTGCCGAACGGGGCGACATGCTTCGCGAGTTGGACGAGTTGCGCGGCCTGACCAGGGGCACCCTTGTGCTCGGCCTGCCGCAGATCGGGGCCAGCGCGCTGTTCGCGCCGGTGTTCACCGAGTACCGCAAGCGGTTTCCCGGCGTGGAGATACGGCTGGTGGAGCACGGCAGCGATCAGTTGGAGGAAGTCCTGCGGGCCGGCGGTGTGGAGCTGGCCGCTTCCCTGCTGCCCGTGCCCGAGGATTTCGAGTGGCTGCCGGTTCGCAGGGAGCCGCTCGTGGCCTTGCTTTCGCCCGACCATCCCCAGGCGAGCCTGGAATCCATGCCCCTGGACCGCGTGCGGGACGTGCCGTTTATCCTCTTCGAGGACGGGTTCGCCTTGAACCGGATTATCCTGGGGGCGTGCCGCCGCCGGGGATTCGAGCCTGCGGTCATCACCAAGAGCAGCCAGATCGGTTTTATCTGCAAGCTCGCCGAGGCGGGGCTGGGCGTGGCCTTTTTGCCGCGGCTCATCGCGGAGGAGCGGCGCGGCGACGCCGTGCGCCTCGTTCGTCTGGAGGAGCCGTACACGGACTGGGACATGGCCGTGATCTGGCGCAGGGGCGGCTATTTGTCCAGCGCGGCCCGGGCGTGGCTGGACGTGGTCCGCGA
It includes:
- a CDS encoding anti-phage dCTP deaminase, whose protein sequence is MDSAMKLDQARKGKTQKPYDKIIDRETNELVIAFCGAAGSGTTKIAERLGKELEEREYTVRHIQLSAIIKQHSTKSIHVNDHAERIQLLQQEGTGLRRKYGEDVLAMLAIQDIKLGREKTHPSTGILNDPTERRYATIIDSLKHPHEERLLRKVYGDMFYLFGVLCPEDIRIQRLQHEKGMSPSTAHTIIETDKSEEEKKGQQLLDTIHLSDFFFRNTDVDSKEIKASLVRFVDLILGANTITPTVEEYGMAIAYCSSLRSGCISRQVGAAIIKEGDVIATGRNDVPRYEGGLYTATDSPDGRCFRWGTETCRNDVKKKVMKQKMLELINEKLPEENALTEERFNRICKTVGINNIIEYSRAIHAEMDALTTLARTGSSGAKGATLLCTTYPCHNCARHIVAAGISRVFYIEPYEKSLATELHNDSISTADKPSNTPKKLEIVAFEGVGPTKYSRLFRQMDRKNEQTCGVEEINTRKSKPFLGHSLDRFTDYEAKIVEYLTEIKLDQKRLPD
- a CDS encoding virulence RhuM family protein; translated protein: MAELFQVSIPTINEHLKNLFADGELAEGAVVRNFRITASDGKEYLTKHYSLDAIIAVGYRVRSSVGVQFRRWATERLREYMVKGFTMDDERLKNPGGWDYFDELLERIRTIRASEKRFYQKVRDLFSQTSADYDGNSETAQTFFKTIQNKMLFAITGKTAAEIVMTRADAAQPNMGLTSFKGDVVRKGDVVTSKNYLQQDELAKLDRLVTMFLDHAEDRAEKRQRITMQQWVEIADKFLEFNEWEVLTNAGTVSHKQAEKHAHGEYKAFNEARRQRELEEAEIEAERDFEELVKGIERKGD
- a CDS encoding LrgB family protein; this translates as MNDASFWTGTVAQACGWSLLTIGLYFAVKRVYRRWGRWWQMPLALTPLLVIGVVLALHVPYRDYYHSTGWLIVLLGPATVAFAVPIYEQRQLIRRYWAILGAGMLVGTATAILTSWAFASLLGIDGALRLSLLPRSISTPFAMDVSRDIGGTADLTAVFVVITGVLGSILGEFMVARLPLRSPLSRGAMLGVAAHAAGTAKAHEIGAEEGSVAGLLMILVGMLNVFGATIFAALS
- a CDS encoding CidA/LrgA family protein yields the protein MSTRTIAVPFRRKFHHSRLAQVGLLFAVWLASEGFVRALHIPIPSGIIGMFIVYVLLAWHKVSPLSLRRGAQWYLGEMLLFFIPAVPAVTAHPEFFGLLGLKILAVIFLGTLSVMSATAMTVDLFYRWRVRHE
- a CDS encoding LysR family transcriptional regulator, which encodes MEFRKIQMFVEVVRQQGFSRAAERLFTTQSTVSKAVRQLENELDSRLLERGARGVTLTDAGEVVFRRGKRLLAERGDMLRELDELRGLTRGTLVLGLPQIGASALFAPVFTEYRKRFPGVEIRLVEHGSDQLEEVLRAGGVELAASLLPVPEDFEWLPVRREPLVALLSPDHPQASLESMPLDRVRDVPFILFEDGFALNRIILGACRRRGFEPAVITKSSQIGFICKLAEAGLGVAFLPRLIAEERRGDAVRLVRLEEPYTDWDMAVIWRRGGYLSSAARAWLDVVRDLYGGGRSS